ACCACACATGGTCGTGTCGGAATTCCTCCTTGGTGCTGAACCGGTACCGGAAGTGGCGGACCCGGATATAGGTGGGCGGAGAGTCAGGGAAAGGGTTGTGGCGCAACAGCCGTACGGTCGCCGGATCGTTGGTCAGCAAGCGTTGCAGGAACGGGCCGAGCCAGGCGCGGGCGTAGGTCGGGCTGATGGCGGCGAACCACATCAGCCAGTCCAGTCGCAGATGCCACGGCGCCCACTGGCGCGGCATCCGCCGCGGGTCGCCGGGTTTGCCCTTGAACTCGTATTCCCGCCAGTGGGTTCGCTCGGTGAGGACCGGATCGCTGGTGCCCTCGACCACCAGCTCGAACCGTCGGCGTTCGATGCGGCCGAAGGCGCCGTAGGTGTTGACCAGGTGATAGTGATTGAAGCTGGCATTCATGCGCTGATGTGAGGACAGCAGATTGCGCACCGGCCAATAGCTGAGTACGACCACCGCGACGGTGAAGGCGAGCACCGCGGCGAGGAACCACGGCGGCGGGCCGGGTAGCGCGGGCGGCGCCGGCAGTGGCACTACGGCCCCGGCCGCGCGAGCGTCGATCGCCGTGCAGGCCAGCAGGATCGTCAACCAGTTCAGCCACGCGAAATTGCCCGACAGGATCAGCCAGAGCTGGGTCGCGACGACCACCGCGGCGGCGATGCTCGCGACCGGCTGGGGAGTGAACAGCGCGAACGGCACCACGAGCTGGACGACGTGGTTCGCGGCCACCTCGACGCGGTGCAGCGGCCGGGGCAGGCGATGGAACATCCGGCTGGCCGGACCCGGCATCGGCTGGGTTTCGTGGTGGTAGTAAAGGCAGGTCAGATCGCGCCAGCACGGATCGCCGCGCATCTTCACCAGACCGGCGCCGAACTCCACCCGGAACAGTAGCCAGCGCGCCAGCCACAACACCAGAATCGGCGGGGCGGTGCGGTCGTTCCCCAGGAACACGGCCAGGAATCCGGTTTCCAGCAGCAGCGACTCCCAGCCGAACGCGTACCAGACCTGACCCACGTTGACGATCGACAGGTACAGCACCCACGCCAGCAGCCACAGCAGCATCGCCGCCCACAGCGGAACCCGATCATCGGCGCCGGCCGCGAGTGCGACCGCCAATGCCGCGCCGAACCAGGCGACGCCCGCGAAGAAGCGGTCGGAGTAGTGCAGGTGGAAGATGCTCGGTGCGCGCCGCACCGACGTGCGGGCGAGGAATCGCGGTACCGGCAGCATCCCGGACGCTCCGATCAGCGCCCGGAACTGCCGCGCGGCCCCGGCGAACGCGACGAGATAGACGATCGCCAGGCCGCGTTGGAATACCTCCCGCGCGAACCAGTAGTCGGGTGCCGTGAACCACTGCATGCACACCGCTTCCTCGGATCGGCCGACCTGCCTCCTGTGCGGAATACCCGCTGAGCCGGTCGCGACGCCGCCGGCGGTTCAGTCCTTGAAGTAGACCAGCTGGTGCGTCGTGGTCAGCGGCGTGCCGTCGGCACCCCACAGGTGGGCGGACTGATCGAAGAAGCCGCGCCCGAAGTGCTGGGCCCGGGCGGTCGCGAGCACCGGCTCGGCACCGTGCTCGGCCAGCGCGGCGGCATCGGCGTGGAAGTACACCGTGAGTGAAACCGTGCTCGCGGCGACCATGCGTCCCGTACGCACCATCACACGCGGAATGAACACGTCGCTGAGTGCGGTGACCGCGGGGAAATCCAGCGGGCGCGCGGGCGTATCCCGCACCCACAGCGTGGTGGTCGAACTCGCCTGTTCCCGTGGCTGCGGGGTCAGCGGGCCCCCGCCCTCGACGAAGCGCATCTCGTAATTGCGCATCCAGACCGGGAAATCCGGCGGGTCCGCCACCGGGACGGAATCCGCCGGAGGCGCCGGAGGCGGGCTGATCTCGGTATCGGACCATGTCGGCCGGCGCGTGCCGCAGACCACGGTGGCGGTGGTGGCCACCGCCTGGCCCTGGCTCAGCGTCAGCGTCCAGTGCTGAGTGCTGCGATTGGTGCGGACCGGCCGGGTGTCGATGGTGAACGGGCCCTCGGCGATAGGACCGGCGAAGTTGACGGTCAGGGAGAGCGGGTCCGCGGCGCAGCGCGGATCGTCGAGGACGGCGCGTAATGCGGTGGCCGCGGTGATTCCGCCGAACGGGCCCACCATATTCGAGTACGGGGCCGAGGTGTGCCCGCGGAAGGAGCCTTCGCCCGCGGCCGTCAGCCCGGTCGCCAGATCGAAGGGGTGTGTACGGATATCGGTCGGATTCACGGTGTGGCCTCCAAGGGGTCGGTCCGGGGCGGGCGGATCATCGGTCCGGCGTGGGCGTGATCGTGGTGCGGATCAGCGACTCGAGCCGCTCGCCGATGCGGTCCAGGGGCGCGACGCTGCGTTCGGCGCGGCACATGGCCACACTGCCCTCGAACGCGGCGACGATCAGGGTGGCGGTGCTTTCGGCCTCGGCCTGGTCCGCGCCGTGGTCGCGCAGTGAGGCGGCGAGCAGGCCGGCCCAGCGGGTGAAGGCGGCCGCCGCGGCGTCGCGGGGTGCGCCATCGGCCTCGGGCACATCTTCGACCGATACCGCCAGCACCGGGCAGCCGGCGCGGAATTCGCTGTCCACCACGTTCTTTCGCCACATGTCCAGGAAGGAGCGCAACCCGTCGACCGGACCCTTCCCCAACTCGCGTGCCAGGGTCGCGGCGGTGAGTTCGCCGGCGAGGGTGACCGCCGCGGTCGCCAGTTCGGTCTTGCCGCCCGGGAAGTAGTGATAGGTCGACCCGAGCGGCGCGCGGGCGTGTCTGGCGAGGTCGCGAACGCTGGTCGCGGCCAGCCCACGACGGCGGATCATATCGGCCGCGCCGGCCACCAGTTTTCGGCGCGAGTCCCCGCCCGAACTGCTTGTCATCCCCACCTCCCGGTATATAACAATCGTTATACGATAGCGCGGGTGGCTATGACGGTTGCTATAGGGGCGGGACCGATCAGCCGAGACGTTCGAGGAAGGCGCGGGGAACGGTGTTCGTCCGATGTCCGGGCCGTGCTCTGCCCGCCAGTCGCCGTGCGACGGCCGTCAGCTCGGGACCCTCGTCCAGTATCGGCCGCACCAGACCCGCGTCGGCGCAGCGTGCCACAGCGGGTGCCAGCACGGCCTCCAACTCGGCCGGGCTGCCCGCCGCGGCCAGGCAGTGCGCGTACAGCAGGTCCGCGCACAGGGCGGCGCGCGGCCGCGCGGTGGGATCGATCCGATCGCGCAGAGTGCGGGCGGCACCGAGCGCACCGGCGGGATCGGCGCGCAACAACCACCGGATGTCGGCCTCCGCGCAGCACTCCCGGGTGACGGTCGCGATACCGTTTTCGTCGTCCTGCGGTGCCGCCGCCGCGGCGGGCCGGCCGTCGCTGAGTCCGAGCCGGATCAGTTCGAGCTCCAGCCGTGCCGCCAGCCGCGGCAGCCCGTGGGTGGCGGCGATCTCGGTCCCGTCGGCCAGGCGCTTCTCCGCGGCCGTGAGATCACCGCGCAGCGCCTTGATCCGTGCTCCCGTTCCGTAGGCGGCGATCAGGAAATCGACTGTCCCGCCGTCGAATCCGAACTCCACGGCGGTATCGAGCAGATTTTCCGCCTCCCCGAGTTCGCCCCGCTCGTAGAGGAACTCGCCGAGGGCGGCGGAGGCGAGTCGTGCGGTCAGCGAATTCTCCCCGGCCGTCGTACGCGCCAGGTGCAGCGCCGTGCGGAAGTGTTCCTCGGCGGTCTCGGTATCGAGTTGTTCGTGTGCGGCCATGCCCGCGAAACAGTGGCTGTACATGATGCCCAGCGCGCCGGTGATATCCCGGAAGTAGGTGCGGCCCCAGCGATGCCATTCGTGTACCCGCTCGTAGTCGAAGCGGCGCAGGGCGGCGAATCCGCCCAGATTGGCGGCCACCGACAGCACGAACGGCGCCAGCGAATCGGTTCGGGCGCAACAGTGTTCGACCGTTTCGTCCAGGTCGTCGAGCCGATCGGCGAGGGCCGTCTCGACCCCGCACAGAATCGCCGCCTCGACCGCCAGATCGGATCTGCCCTGCCCCGGTGGTCGGTTCGCCGAGTCCGCGGCCAGCGCCAGCTGCACGGCGGTGTGCATGCGACTCGGCCGCCGCATCAGTACCGCCGTCCAGGCCAGCGTGATCTGCAGTGTCGGATCCGCCGCGGCCTCGGTCACCGGCAGTTTGGCGGCCAGGGCGGCGAGGGTGGCCAGCTGGGAGTGTTGCACCAGAGCTCGGGCGTGCGCGGCGACGAGCTCCACCGCGCGATCCGGTTCGCCGGCGGCCATCGCGTGGTCGATCGCCTCGGTGAGCATGTCATTGGCCGCGAACCATTCCGCCGCGCGGCGGTGCAGCCGCGGTATCCGCTCGGGCCGCTCCCGCTCCAGCCGCTGCCGCAGGAATTCCGCGAACAGATGGTGATAGCGGAACCACTCGCCGTCGTCGTCGAGGCGGCGCAGGAACAGATCCCTGCGCTCGATGTCCTCGAGCAACGCCTGCCCGTTCGCCCGGCCGGTCAGCTCCGCGGCCAGGGGCCCGCAGATCCGTTCGGCCACCGCGGTATCCAGCAACGCGTCCAGGAGGTCCGCATCGAGGGTGCCGAGCACGTTGTCGGTGAGATATTCGCTGATCGCCTGATGCCGGCCCGACATCGTGGCGATCACGGTGCCGGGGTTGTCGCGTCCACGCAGTGTGATCGAAGCCAGCTGCAGTCCCGCGACCCAGCCGTCGGTACCGGTCCGCAGCATGTCGACATCCCCGTCGGCGAGATCCAGGCCCCCCACCCGGCACAGGAAATCCGCGCTCTCCTGCTGATCGAAACGCAGTGCCGCGGAGTCGATTTCGATGAGTTCGTCGCGCACCCTGATGGCCGAGAGCGGCACCCCGATCATCTCACGGCTGGTGATCAGCAACTGCAGGTGGTGGCAGGCGTTGTCGAGCAGGAAGCGCAATGCCGCGGTGGTGTCGGCGTCGGTGACGCGATGCCAGTCCTCGATGATCACCACCACCCGCTCGCCGTCGGCGTGGATCCGGTTGATCAACGTGGTCAGGACGTAGCGCGTCACCGTGGCGCCGTGATCCTCGACCACCTGCAGCAGTTCGGTGGTCAGCGCGGGACGCGCCCGCCCCACCGCCTCGATGAAGTGCAGCAGAAACCACAGCGGATTGTTGTCGTCGTCATCGATGTTGAGCCAGCACGTCGCCACCCCTCGCCCCACCATGCGCTGCCCCCACTGCGCGGCCAGCGTGCTCTTGCCGAACCCGGCGGGGGCGTGGATCACGATCAGGCGCGGCCAGCGCTCCGGATCCAGCCGCTCCAACAGCCGGGGCCGCCGGACCAGCGGGCGCGGGGGCAGGGCGGGATGGAATTTGGTCTCCGCGACCGGCGGTGTGGGCACGACATGCGACGGAGTGACCGGACCGAGCCGCGTCGGTTCCGCGGTCCGGTCGGCGCGCTGTGCGAGCTCCGGCAGGGGAGCCGCCGGCGGGACCGCCATCTCGTCGACCCGCAGCCGATGGCTGCGCTGCAACTGCCGCGCGCGGTCGCCGAATTCCAGGGCCGAGGCGGGCCGCTGCGCGGGATCGGCGGCCATACTCTGCTCGATCAACTCGCAGACGTCCTCGGGGATACCGCCCGGTCGCAGATCCGGTATCGGTTCCTCGGTGATGCGCAGGAACTGGGCGACCAGCCGCTCACCGGAACGCCGCTGGTAGGCGGCGTGGCCGGTGAGCATGCAGAACAGTGTGGCGCCCAGACTGTAGATATCGGAGGCCACCGCCGGGGTGCCGTCGCGCAACACCTCCGGGGCGGTGAACGCGGGTGATGCCGTCACCACTCCGGTGGTGGTCCGGAATCCGCCCTCCACGCGGGCGATGCCGAAATCGGTCAGCTGCGGTTCGCCGTATTCGGTCAGCAGGACGTTGCCGGGTTTGATGTCCCGATGCAGGATTCCCGCTCGGTGCACGGTTTCCAGCGCACCGGACAACTTCACCGAAATGCGCAGTGCGGTAGCGATATCCAGAGGTCCGCTCCGCTGGATCCGCTGCTCCAGCGAACCCTGCCGATGGTAGGGCATCACGAGATAGGGCCGGCCGTCGCCGGTGGTCCCGACCTGCAGGACGGCGACGATGTTCGGATGTTCCGGCAGCCCGCCCATCGCCCGCTGTTCGCGCAGGAAGCGTTCGAGATTCTCGTCCCCGAATTCGGGTGCGGCGGTGAGCACCTTCACCGCGACGGTACGGCCCAGCGCCAGTTCGCGGCATCGGTACACCACACCGAAACCGCCTCGCCCGATGACGTGGGCATCGGAGAATCCGGCCGCCCGGAGATCGACGTCGATCACCAGGGAGCGGTCGCGCTGAGTTGGCATCGGATCCTGGTCGGCCATCGGCACCGTTTCGTCTGTCCTGCTTCCGCGGAGCCCGTCGCGCTGGCATGTCAAGTATAGGCTCGGCCTGCGGTGATGCCGGATTTCGCGAGAACCGCCCAGCGGCCGAGCCGGGGCGCGGCGGCGATCCCGGCGCAGCGCGTCGATGGGCAGGTGACGCAACGGAATTCGCGCGGCCGCCCGGTGTCGATCGGACCGGGGTATGGCTGCGCCTGGGCGGCGGCTGGCATGCTGTCCGATATGGCCGACATTCGCATGGAGATCTCCGAATCCATCGCCACCATCACCCTCGATCGCCCGGCGCAGCTCAACGCCTTCACCACGGCCATGGGGGAGGAGCTGATCGCCGCCTTCGACGCCTGCGACCGGGACGATCGGGTGCGCGCGATCATCGTCACCGGTGCGGGACGCGCGTTCTGCGCCGGTGCGGATCTGTCGGCCGGGGCCGAGACCTTCGCCGCCGAGGCCGCCGATTCCTTCCGGGACGGCGGCGGTGAGGTCGCGCTGCGGATGTTCGAGTCGCAGAAGCCGATCATCGCCGCGGTGAACGGGCCCGCCGTCGGGGTGGGCATCACGATGACGCTGGCCGCGGACTTCCGGCTCGCCGCGGACACCGCGCGCATCGGCTTCGTCTTCAATCGGCGCGGCATCGTGCCGGAATCGTGCTCGAGCTGGTTCCTGCCACGCCTGGTGCCGATGCAGACCGCGCTGGACTGGGTGTATTCCGGACGGCTGGTCGAGGCCGACGAGGCATTCGACGCCGGACTGTTCTACGCCGTGCACCCCGCCACGGACCTGATCGATCAGGCCCGGGTGCTCGCGCGGCGAGTGACCGAGTACTCGGCGCCGGTCTCGGTGGCGCTGTCACGGCAGATGCTCTGGCGTGGTCTCGGCGCCGAACATCCGATGATCTCGCATCGCGTCGAATCCCGTGGCATCAACCAGCGCGGCGCCAGTGCCGATGCCCGCGAAGGAGTCTCGGCCTTCCTGGAGAAGCGGCCCGCGCGGTTCCCCGACAGCGTCGATCGAGATCTGCCCGACGTCTTCGCCGGTGATCTCGCCACTCCGCCGTTCCGCCCCGCCTGAGGCACCGGCCACGACTGCCCGTGGAGGAAGACATGATTCGCTGGAACTGGATCTTCGTCGATCGTCCCGCTGACCGTTTCGACGAGGCGTTCACGTTCTGGACCGCCATCAGCGGCACCAGGTTGTCGCGGCGTCACGGTGAGTTCGGCGAATTCGCGACGCTCGAGCCCACACCGGGTGATGCCTATGTGGCGGCGCAGGCAGTCGGCGGCGCCGGCGGCGCCCACCTGGATATCGACGTCGAGGACCTCGACCGTGCCCGCCGCACCGCGCGCGACCTCGGTGCGACCCTGGTGGCCGATCACGACACCTGGTCGCTGGTGCACTCACCGAGTGGCCTGGCGTTCTGTCTGACCAGCGGCGACGGAAGCCATATCCCGGCGCCTGTGACCGGGCCGGAGGGCGATCGAAGCCGGGTGGATCAGCTCTGCCTCGACATTCCGCCGTCGGCCTATGCCGCCGAGACCGAATTCTGGGCCGCCCTCACCGGGTGGCCGGTGCAACGCACCGGGCGGCCCGAGTTCACCCGCCTGCTCGTGCCCACCCGGCTGCCGGTCCGAATCCTGATGCAACGCGTGGGGGCCGAGCAGGAGCCGGCCGCGCATATCGATATCGCCTGCGCCGATATCGAGACGACCGCGGCCTGGCACGAATCCCTCGGCGCCCGGCGCGTGCGCCGCGGGGCGCACTGGTGGGTGATGCGCGATCCCGTGGGCGTAACCTACTGTCTCACCGGGCGGGATCCGTTGACCGGCAAGGTATCTCGACGGACCGCGGATCGCTGACCGGCATCAGCGCCGAATCGCCGCTACTCGACGAGCTTTTCGCTCTTCAACCAGTCGTAGGCGACATCGGCGGGATCCTCGCCGTCGATGTCGACGCGGCCGTTGAGCTCCTGCATCAGATCGTTGGTCAGATGCTGGGAGATCGTGCCCAGCAGGGTGCGCAACTGCGGGTAGCGGTCGATGATCGCACCGCGCACCACGGCGGCGCCGCTGTAGGGAAGGAAGAACTTCTTGTCGTCGTCGAGGACGACGAGATTCAGATTCTTCACCCGGCCGTCGGTGGTGTAGATCATGCCGAAGTTGCACGGTGAGCTCTTGGCCGTCGCCGTGTACACCACCCCGGCGTCCATCCGGGTCACATTGCCCGACGGCACGCCGTTGGGGTCGTTGTAGGGGATTCCGTACTTCTGCAGCATCGGGATGAAACCGTCGGAGCGGCTGAAGAATTCGTCGTCCACGCAGAAGGTGCGGTCGCGCACCGGCAGTGCCGCCACATCCGACAGCGACGTCACCCCCAGCCGCTGCGCGGTCGGTGTCGACGCCCCGAAGGCGTAGGTGTCGTTGAAGTTCGCCGGTGGCAGCCACTCCAGGTTGTAGTCGCGCTTCTCGACGTCGTGCACGCGCCGCCACAGTTCCTGCGGGTCGGAGATGGTCTCGGTTTCGTTGTGATAGTTGACCCAGCCGGTTCCGGTGTACTCCCAGAGGATATCGGCGTCGCCGTTGAGCTGCGCCTGCCGCGAGGACGCCGATCCCGGCGCCCCGGTCAGGTCGGTGACGTCGGCTCCCGCCGCGGCCAGATAGGTCGCGGTGATCTTGCCCAGGAGTACGCCCTCGGTGAAACTCTTCGAGGTGACAACCAGTTTCGCGCCGTCGAGCGGTCGGTCGCCGCCGGGCAGGCTCGCCTGGTGGAAGGTGCCCGACGAACTCACCAGACCGCATCCGGTGATCGTCGACAGCGCCACCGCGACGGCGGCCAGCGCGAGGGTCAGCGCTCGTGCGGATCCGGCGATCGGTGCCCGTGGTGATCTCATGACACACCTCGCGGAGTCGCGGCCAGTTCGACGAGTCTGCCCAGCCAATCGATGACCAGCGCCAGCAGCCCGACCAGAATCGCGCCGGAGACCAGCAGTTTGGGCAGAAACAGGGTGACGCCGGTGGTGATCAGGGTGCCGAGGCTGGTGGCGCCGATGAACGTACTCAGGGTCGCGGTGCCGACCAGGATCACCAGTGCGGTGCGGACACCGTTGAGGATCACCGGCACCGCCAGCGGCAACTCCACCTGCACCAGGGTCCGGGCCGCGGAGAAGCCGATCCCGCGCGAGGCCTCGATGGTGCGCTGGTCCACCTGACGCAGACCGACGATCGTGTTCTGCAGAATCGGCAGAATCGCGTACACCACCAAGCCGACGATCGCGGTGCGGAATCCGGTGCCCAGCCAGAAGGTGAACAACACCAGCAGGCCGACCGCGGGTGCGGCCTGCCCGATATTGGCGATGTTGACCGCGATCGGTTCCAGGCGCTGGAGCGCCGGTCGGGTCAGGGCGATACCCAGCGGAATCGCGACGACCACGACGATCACCGTGGCCACCACCGTGAGTTTGATATGCGACAGGATGGTGGTCTGCAGATTGGACCAGGCCAGCGACGCCTGTTCGGTGGCGGTGAAGGTCTGCGCGCGATACCAGACGACATATCCGATGCCGATCACGGCGATGATGAGCGGTTCGAACCACACATCCATCGGCAGCCGGCGTAGCCGATTCATGATTGCGCGGCCGATCCGTGCTCGTCGTCGGCGGCGATCACCGGCGTCGGGGCCGGATCGGTGCCGTCGACATAGGTCTCGTAGGACGGATCGTCCTGGTCGGACCGGACATCGGCGAGTTTGGCCTGAATCGTCTCGGTTACCGAGCTGATGCTGAGCGAGCCGACGACGGCGCCGCGGCCGTCGGTGACGAGTGCGGCTCCCTGGCTGGCCGCCAGCATGGCGTCGAGCGCGTCGTTGAGCGTCGAGGAGCGCGCCACGACCGGCAGCCGCCGATCGAGGTAGTCCGAGACCTCGGGTTTGCTCGCCAGTTCGCTCAGTGAGGGCCACGATCGCGGCCGCCCCGCCGCGTCGACGACGACCACCCAGGTCTGTCCGGCGGCCTTCGCGCGCGCGATCACCGCGTGTGATGATTCGCCGATCCGGGCGGTGACCACTTCCTCACTGGCGACGTCGCGGACCCGCTGCACGGTCAGATAGGCCAGTTTGGCGCCGGAGCCGACGAATTCCTCCACGAACGGCGTGGCCGGCGCGGTCAGGATCTCCTCCGGCCGGGCGTATTGTTCGATGTGCCCGCCCTCGGACAGGATGAGCACCTTGTCGCCGAGTTTGGTGGCCTCTTCGAAGTCGTGGGTGACGATCACGACGGTCTTGCCCAGTTCGTGCTGGATCGCGATCAGGCTGTCCTGCAGCCGAACCCGGGTGATCGGATCGACCGCGCCGAACGGCTCGTCCATCAGCAGCACCGGCGGGTCCGCCGCGAGCGCCCGCGCTACACCGACGCGCTGCTGCTGCCCGCCCGACATGTCCTTGGGCAGCCGGTCGGCGAAGGTGGCGGGGTCCAGGCCCACGAGATCCAGCAGATAGTCGGTGCGCTCGGCGATCCGCTTCTTGTCCCAGCCCAGCACCCGGGGTATCGCGCCGACGTTCTTGCGCACCGACCAGTGCGGGAACAGGCCGCCGGATTGGATCACATAGCCGATCGACTGTCGCAACTTGTCGGGGTCCTCGCGGGTGACATCGCGGCCCCCGATGAAGATGCGGCCCTCGGTCGGCTCGATGAGCCGATTGATCATCTTGAGTGTGGTCGTCTTACCGCATCCCGACGGGCCGACGAAGGCGACGATCCGGCCCGCCTCGATCTCGAGGTCCAAGCGCTCGACGGCCGGTTTGTCCTGTCCCTTATATCTTTTCACGACCGAGTCCAGGGTGATCGTCGCCCCGGTGACATTGCGCTGCGGCGCCGACGGTGCGGGTGAACTGGTCACATCGGTCATCAGAGTCCCTTTGCGATCGTGAGGCGTCCGAGTAGGACGAGCAGTGCGTCGAACACCAGCGCGACGATAACGATGAGAACGGTTCCGGTCAGCGCCATCTCGAGTGCGTTCGCACCGCCGAGGCGGGACAGGCCGTTGAAGATCAACGAGCCCAGCCCGGGGCCGAGCACGTAGGCGACGATGGCGGCGACGCCGACGATCATCTGCGTGGATACCCGGATACCGGTGAGGATCACCGGCCAGGCGATCGGCAGTTCGACCGTCAGCAGGATGCGCCACCGCGAAAAGCCGATGCCCCGGGCGGATTCGACCACCGAGGCCGGAACCGACTGCAATCCGACGATCGCGTTTCCGATCACCGGAAGTGCCGCGAAGAACGCCAGCATCACGAACGAGGGGACCACGCCCAGGCCGAAGGGAACCAGCAGCAGTGCCAGCAGTGCCAGCGACGGAATCGTCAGCGCGACTCGGCTCGACGTCAGTGACAGCTGCGCCAGCAGCGGCAGCCGGTATACCGCCACCGCGATCAGAACGGCGACGATCGTGCCGACCAGGACCGTCTGAAATGCCAGGGAGGCATGCTGATACATGAGGAAGGCCAGCACATCACCCCGCCCTCGGATGTAGTTCCACAGGTTCACGGGGCTCCCATCTTCAGCCGAGATCAGCCGGTACCTGTCCGCGCCGGCGCCGGGCGCAGGCGGTCAAAAGACTAGTTGACATCGCGGCACCGGTTCCGGACAACACACGGCGAGGCGAGTCGTGTCGCGGCGAACTTCCAGGTGAACGAGCCGCGGCCGGGATTCGGTCACGCGGATCGAAATCGGGCGGGCTCAGCCCCGTCCGCGCGCCTGCAGTCTGCGCTCGAGACCCGCGATGACGAGCTCGAGGTCGAATTCGAACTGTTCGCCCACCCGTGCGGCGCTCTCACGCGTGGTGGCGACCTCGCGGAGCAGCGGAAAATCGTCTCCGAGTTCGGAATTCAGGGTTCGCGCGACATGTTCGGCCTGGACGTCGACGTGGCCGCGGGTCGCCTCGACGACCTCCCGGGCGGCCGAATGGGCGATATCGGCGAGCAGTCGCATGGTGCGCCCGGCCTCCATCGGCTCGAACCCGGCGCTGACGAGGGTTTCGAAGATCCGCTCGATCTCGGTGAGGACCGACAGCTGCCCCCTTCCGCTGAATCGCACATAGGAGATGAGCACCCCGACCTGCGTGAGGGCTTCCGCGACGGCCGCGGCGAACAACCGCAGCAGATGTTGCCAATCACCGTCGGCGGGCAGGGCGAGGCGGCGGATCTCGGTTTCGAAGGCGTCCAAGGCCACCAGTTCCAGCAGGCCGTCGCGGTCGCTGACGTAGTAGTTCAGTGATTTACGGTCGACGCCGAGGGCGTCGGCCACCGCCTTCATCGTGAGCGTCTCGGGTGGCAGCGCACGCGCCGCGGCGACGATGCGGTCCCGGCTCAAGCGTGGCGGCCGGCCCCGTCCCCGCCGCGATTCCACCCCGTTGCCACCCTTCGCCCCTGTTGAGTTCGCGCCGCTCACCCCCTCAGGCTACGGATATCGGGCGTCGCCGTGGATAACGCGTCCCGATCGGACCGATGCGAGCTGCGAATATTTTCTCCCGATGGGGGAAAATAAGCGGGTCTCTGGACCGTGGCGATGTGGGCCGCCTCGGGGGGAGGAGGTTGTGGTTGTGATCGGAACTCGGAAATCCGGCCGCGGGTCGCCGACGTCGAATCCTTTCGCGCGGTGGTCGGCGCGGCCGACGCCGCCGGGATGCGGACGTTGCCGCTCGGCTGAGCGCACCCGGGGAGGGTCAGCGCACGGCCGCGAGTGCGCCGTCGAGCGCCTGCTGCATCCCTGTGCTGACCGCCCTGGTGATCTGGGCCGGACGCTCGGGAAACTCGGCCAGTGGCCGGTCGAGGTAGAAGGTGGCCCGGCCGCCGGTGTCGTAGGTCAGTCCCAGGAATGCGAAAACCGGTGGTGCTCCGGCCTTCCGGGCGCGCGCGGCGATGTGGCCGATACCGGTGCCGATGGATTGCACCCGGGTCGGATCGGTCTCGTTGCAGGTGCCCTCCGGGAACAGTGCCAGATCGTCACCGTCGACCATGCGCCGCACGCAGACATCCATCAGTTGCTGGCCGGCGGCGTAGGCGGCGCGCGGTCCGTGATCCTTACCGCGAAAGACCGGGATCGCGCCCATCGCGTCGATGCGCGCCCGCTGATCCGGATCGATGAACAGTTCGTCCTTGGCCAGGACACGGATGCGGCCGATGCGAGGTCGGAAGACGCTGCGCCAGGCGAAGGCCGCGACCATGCGCGGATCCTCCACGCTCAGGTGG
The genomic region above belongs to Nocardia spumae and contains:
- a CDS encoding TetR/AcrR family transcriptional regulator, with translation MTSSSGGDSRRKLVAGAADMIRRRGLAATSVRDLARHARAPLGSTYHYFPGGKTELATAAVTLAGELTAATLARELGKGPVDGLRSFLDMWRKNVVDSEFRAGCPVLAVSVEDVPEADGAPRDAAAAAFTRWAGLLAASLRDHGADQAEAESTATLIVAAFEGSVAMCRAERSVAPLDRIGERLESLIRTTITPTPDR
- a CDS encoding serine/threonine-protein kinase — protein: MPTQRDRSLVIDVDLRAAGFSDAHVIGRGGFGVVYRCRELALGRTVAVKVLTAAPEFGDENLERFLREQRAMGGLPEHPNIVAVLQVGTTGDGRPYLVMPYHRQGSLEQRIQRSGPLDIATALRISVKLSGALETVHRAGILHRDIKPGNVLLTEYGEPQLTDFGIARVEGGFRTTTGVVTASPAFTAPEVLRDGTPAVASDIYSLGATLFCMLTGHAAYQRRSGERLVAQFLRITEEPIPDLRPGGIPEDVCELIEQSMAADPAQRPASALEFGDRARQLQRSHRLRVDEMAVPPAAPLPELAQRADRTAEPTRLGPVTPSHVVPTPPVAETKFHPALPPRPLVRRPRLLERLDPERWPRLIVIHAPAGFGKSTLAAQWGQRMVGRGVATCWLNIDDDDNNPLWFLLHFIEAVGRARPALTTELLQVVEDHGATVTRYVLTTLINRIHADGERVVVIIEDWHRVTDADTTAALRFLLDNACHHLQLLITSREMIGVPLSAIRVRDELIEIDSAALRFDQQESADFLCRVGGLDLADGDVDMLRTGTDGWVAGLQLASITLRGRDNPGTVIATMSGRHQAISEYLTDNVLGTLDADLLDALLDTAVAERICGPLAAELTGRANGQALLEDIERRDLFLRRLDDDGEWFRYHHLFAEFLRQRLERERPERIPRLHRRAAEWFAANDMLTEAIDHAMAAGEPDRAVELVAAHARALVQHSQLATLAALAAKLPVTEAAADPTLQITLAWTAVLMRRPSRMHTAVQLALAADSANRPPGQGRSDLAVEAAILCGVETALADRLDDLDETVEHCCARTDSLAPFVLSVAANLGGFAALRRFDYERVHEWHRWGRTYFRDITGALGIMYSHCFAGMAAHEQLDTETAEEHFRTALHLARTTAGENSLTARLASAALGEFLYERGELGEAENLLDTAVEFGFDGGTVDFLIAAYGTGARIKALRGDLTAAEKRLADGTEIAATHGLPRLAARLELELIRLGLSDGRPAAAAAPQDDENGIATVTRECCAEADIRWLLRADPAGALGAARTLRDRIDPTARPRAALCADLLYAHCLAAAGSPAELEAVLAPAVARCADAGLVRPILDEGPELTAVARRLAGRARPGHRTNTVPRAFLERLG
- a CDS encoding lipase maturation factor family protein; translation: MQWFTAPDYWFAREVFQRGLAIVYLVAFAGAARQFRALIGASGMLPVPRFLARTSVRRAPSIFHLHYSDRFFAGVAWFGAALAVALAAGADDRVPLWAAMLLWLLAWVLYLSIVNVGQVWYAFGWESLLLETGFLAVFLGNDRTAPPILVLWLARWLLFRVEFGAGLVKMRGDPCWRDLTCLYYHHETQPMPGPASRMFHRLPRPLHRVEVAANHVVQLVVPFALFTPQPVASIAAAVVVATQLWLILSGNFAWLNWLTILLACTAIDARAAGAVVPLPAPPALPGPPPWFLAAVLAFTVAVVVLSYWPVRNLLSSHQRMNASFNHYHLVNTYGAFGRIERRRFELVVEGTSDPVLTERTHWREYEFKGKPGDPRRMPRQWAPWHLRLDWLMWFAAISPTYARAWLGPFLQRLLTNDPATVRLLRHNPFPDSPPTYIRVRHFRYRFSTKEEFRHDHVWWHRTPVGDYVPPIALDSLR
- a CDS encoding acyl-CoA thioesterase, with the translated sequence MNPTDIRTHPFDLATGLTAAGEGSFRGHTSAPYSNMVGPFGGITAATALRAVLDDPRCAADPLSLTVNFAGPIAEGPFTIDTRPVRTNRSTQHWTLTLSQGQAVATTATVVCGTRRPTWSDTEISPPPAPPADSVPVADPPDFPVWMRNYEMRFVEGGGPLTPQPREQASSTTTLWVRDTPARPLDFPAVTALSDVFIPRVMVRTGRMVAASTVSLTVYFHADAAALAEHGAEPVLATARAQHFGRGFFDQSAHLWGADGTPLTTTHQLVYFKD